The Aphanothece sacrum FPU1 nucleotide sequence GGTCATGGTCGCAATACCACTCAAACGCATCCCTAAATTTAAAGCCACTCTTTCTCCCATTAATAAAGCATCTAAGGGGCCTTGCATTTGAGCAACTACCTGTTTAGATTGTACCTTTTCTCCCTCTAATACTAAAGGAGTAAATATCACGCGATCGCTTAATAAACTAAATACTCTAGCAGCAATAGGTAAACCCGCGATCACACCCGTTTCTTTGGCAACCCATTCTCCTTTTCCCTCCTGAGTTAAGTTTAACCCTTGAGTAGTGCGATCGCCTCGTCCGATATCTTCTTGTAACCAATCTAATAGTAACGGATCTAAAATAATTAGGGGTGGTATCATCTTTTGAATTATGAATTATGAATTATGAATTATGAATTATAAATTATGAATTATGAATTCAATAATCAAATTGAATTGAACAATGTAGGGGCATGGCATTAATCAATTATGATCATGAGATTAACTTAAATATTGCCATGCCCAATGAAAATTCTGGTTCAATTATTTAATTTCTCATGCCGTGTCCCTACATTTTTTTTGTTTTTGTTCTCATTTCAAAACGTAAAAATTCATAATTCATAATTCATAATTCATAATTCATAATTCCTAATTCCTAATTCCTAATTCCTAATTCATAATTCATAATTCATAATTCATAATTCATAATTCATAATTCATAATTCATAATTCATAATTCATAATTCCTAATTCATAATTTATAATTCATAATTTATCAAGTGCTTGGTAAAGAACGTAAATAAGGACTCAAATGAGAACGATCGCCAATAAAATGAACTAAAGGGCCACGATGAGTCATTTCTAGTAAACTAACAGTAGCAACAGGCATCAAAAAGCGATCGCGGTAATGTTTAATATCAATACCAAGCAAAGAACATAAAATAATGCGAATGGTCGCTTTATGAGAGACTATCAAGATATTACCATCATTGTCATGAGTTTGCTCAATTTCTTGAAGTACCTTAGACCCACGACGGGCAATATCAATACCCCGTTCACCCCCTGGAGGTGCATTCCAGGCAGGTTCGGTTAACCATCTAACATAAAGATCATGAAACTGTTTATCGATGTCATCAGGGTGCATTCCTTCCCATTGACCATAACCAATTTCTTGTAACCCTTCTCGCAGTCGCATTTGAAGGCCTACCGCCTCACACAAGGGTTTGGCTGTCTCAATGGTACGTCTGAGAGGACTCACATAAACCCCTTGCCAAGATAAGGTACAGTAAGACTTAGCAAACGCTTGGGCCATGTCTTGCCCTTCAGGGGTTAAACCTGGATCATTTTCCAGTTTGCCACAATACCCCCCCGTCTGACTATAGGCGGTTTGGCCATGTCGCAAAAAATAAAGCATTAAACCCATTCTAAATTATGAATTATGAATTATAAATTAGGAAAATCAAATTAGGTTCCTTTGCGATCGCGTAATTCTGGTTTAAGATGAGAACGATCAGTCATAATGTGAATAAGCGGCCCATTTTCGGCCATTTCCACAATACTAAGAGACCCTACTGGCATTCCAATGCGA carries:
- a CDS encoding histidine phosphatase family protein, whose protein sequence is MGLMLYFLRHGQTAYSQTGGYCGKLENDPGLTPEGQDMAQAFAKSYCTLSWQGVYVSPLRRTIETAKPLCEAVGLQMRLREGLQEIGYGQWEGMHPDDIDKQFHDLYVRWLTEPAWNAPPGGERGIDIARRGSKVLQEIEQTHDNDGNILIVSHKATIRIILCSLLGIDIKHYRDRFLMPVATVSLLEMTHRGPLVHFIGDRSHLSPYLRSLPST